Proteins encoded by one window of Kribbella flavida DSM 17836:
- a CDS encoding alpha/beta fold hydrolase: MTSDRKKRRWPRIALGVVVVAGVAVALVVRSPSPVGHWNSADGYADYAEKYDRAMKDLPTPTLTRDLRTEYGVVRVYRFTGTGARTTAPLVLLPGTSSGTPVWADNLPSLLRIGDVYTFDLLGEPGMSVQSRPIDTSEDKAAWLDQTLAALPEQKFNVVGLSIGGWTAVNLALRHPDRVATLTTLDAVNVFGSMPVETIVRSLPAAVKWLPRSWRDSFNSYTAGGAPVEQVPVADMIESGMKNYTIRQSQPERISEQQLAGLPMPVLAIIAGKSVMHDPPKARSTAESALRTKTVKFYPDASHALNGEFPDRIAADLQAFLTAQR, translated from the coding sequence ATGACCTCCGATCGCAAGAAGCGCCGCTGGCCCCGCATCGCGCTGGGGGTGGTCGTAGTCGCCGGCGTCGCCGTGGCGCTGGTCGTGCGCTCCCCCTCCCCCGTCGGCCACTGGAACAGCGCCGACGGCTACGCCGACTACGCGGAGAAGTACGACCGGGCGATGAAGGACCTGCCCACGCCGACGCTGACGCGCGACCTCCGGACGGAGTACGGGGTGGTCCGGGTCTACCGGTTCACCGGGACCGGCGCGCGGACGACCGCCCCGCTCGTGCTGCTGCCCGGCACGTCGTCCGGCACCCCGGTGTGGGCCGACAACCTTCCCTCTCTGCTGCGGATCGGCGACGTCTACACGTTCGACCTGCTCGGCGAGCCCGGGATGAGCGTCCAGAGCCGGCCGATCGACACCTCCGAGGACAAAGCCGCCTGGCTGGACCAGACCCTGGCCGCGCTGCCGGAGCAGAAGTTCAACGTGGTCGGCTTGTCGATCGGTGGCTGGACCGCGGTGAACCTCGCGCTACGGCACCCGGACCGGGTCGCGACGCTCACCACGCTGGACGCGGTCAACGTCTTCGGATCCATGCCGGTGGAGACCATCGTCCGTTCCCTCCCGGCGGCGGTGAAGTGGCTGCCGCGCTCCTGGCGGGACAGCTTCAACTCCTACACCGCGGGCGGCGCGCCGGTGGAGCAGGTTCCGGTCGCGGACATGATCGAGTCCGGCATGAAGAACTACACGATCCGCCAGTCCCAGCCGGAGCGGATCAGCGAGCAGCAACTCGCCGGCCTGCCGATGCCGGTGCTCGCGATCATCGCCGGGAAGTCGGTGATGCACGATCCGCCCAAGGCACGGAGTACGGCGGAGAGCGCGTTGCGGACCAAGACCGTGAAGTTCTACCCCGACGCCTCCCACGCGCTCAACGGCGAGTTCCCCGACCGGATCGCCGCCGACCTCCAGGCATTTCTCACCGCCCAGCGCTGA
- a CDS encoding TetR/AcrR family transcriptional regulator, with product MPQSAPDRKLTLTEQARRAQLIAVTVDLVAEVGYASTSLAKIAERAGVTKAAVLYYYPSKNALVETARDEVLTALVTAVGDAVDAVGPEDWPAAYVRTMIEHLRDNPRHTRMIVEAAIHTGAPADPAARWGPLADILAAARRARDLTDDPDLRSAAIVIGGAIDAIVSEHMHDPSYDTTAATDLVLTMIERTVLSRS from the coding sequence ATGCCGCAATCTGCACCTGACCGGAAGCTGACGCTGACCGAGCAGGCCCGTCGCGCTCAACTGATCGCGGTCACCGTGGACCTGGTCGCGGAGGTGGGCTACGCGAGCACCTCCTTGGCCAAGATCGCCGAGCGGGCGGGCGTCACCAAGGCCGCGGTGCTGTACTACTACCCGTCGAAGAACGCGCTGGTGGAGACCGCGCGGGACGAAGTGCTGACGGCTCTGGTCACGGCGGTCGGTGACGCCGTGGACGCGGTCGGCCCCGAGGACTGGCCGGCGGCGTACGTGCGCACGATGATCGAGCACCTGCGCGACAATCCGCGGCACACCCGGATGATCGTCGAAGCCGCGATCCACACCGGCGCGCCGGCCGATCCCGCCGCCCGCTGGGGACCGCTGGCCGACATCCTGGCCGCGGCCCGCCGGGCCCGAGACCTCACCGACGACCCGGACCTGCGCTCAGCCGCGATCGTCATCGGCGGCGCCATCGACGCGATCGTCTCCGAACACATGCACGACCCGTCCTACGACACCACCGCAGCCACAGACCTCGTCCTCACCATGATCGAGCGGACGGTCCTGTCCCGCAGCTGA
- a CDS encoding NADP-dependent oxidoreductase: MRAVVQDRFGGPEVLILGELPDPEPGPTEILVRVRAAGVNPVDWATRAGEGMFEEPPFVLGWDVAGVVEQVGVGVTRFRPGDDVFGMPRFPLQAGAYAELVTGPSRQFARQPTALDHVEAAALPLAGLTAWQILVDLADVQPGQRVLVTAAAGGVGHLAVQIAKARGAFVIGTARAGKHDFLRRIGLDEPIDYTRTTVADVVRDVDVVVDCLGGASSVDLMPVLRRGGLLVPVLGGVTPDIAAAAERYGVNACTLLVEPDGHALGELAALAERGLLRPEIQATYDLADAATAHEVGEQGRTRGKLVLTVD, from the coding sequence ATGCGGGCTGTTGTGCAGGATCGGTTCGGCGGTCCGGAGGTACTCATCCTGGGTGAGTTGCCCGACCCCGAGCCGGGACCGACCGAGATCCTTGTCCGGGTGCGTGCCGCCGGGGTGAACCCGGTCGACTGGGCCACGCGGGCCGGCGAGGGCATGTTCGAGGAACCGCCCTTCGTTCTCGGCTGGGACGTCGCCGGGGTGGTCGAACAGGTCGGGGTCGGCGTGACCCGGTTCCGGCCCGGGGACGACGTGTTCGGCATGCCGCGTTTTCCGCTGCAAGCCGGTGCGTACGCCGAGTTGGTCACCGGCCCCTCCCGCCAGTTCGCCCGGCAACCGACGGCTCTGGATCACGTCGAGGCCGCGGCGTTGCCGCTGGCCGGTCTCACGGCCTGGCAGATCCTGGTGGACCTGGCCGACGTCCAGCCGGGTCAGCGGGTTCTCGTCACCGCGGCCGCCGGCGGCGTCGGGCACCTGGCCGTCCAGATCGCCAAGGCGCGCGGGGCGTTCGTGATCGGGACCGCGCGCGCCGGCAAGCACGACTTCCTGCGCCGCATCGGCCTGGACGAACCGATCGACTACACCCGGACGACCGTGGCGGACGTCGTCCGGGACGTCGACGTCGTCGTCGACTGTCTCGGCGGTGCGTCCAGCGTCGACCTCATGCCGGTACTCCGCCGCGGCGGCCTGCTGGTCCCCGTCCTCGGTGGCGTCACCCCGGACATCGCCGCGGCCGCCGAACGGTACGGCGTCAACGCCTGCACGCTGCTGGTGGAGCCCGACGGGCACGCGCTCGGCGAGTTGGCCGCACTCGCCGAGCGCGGGCTGCTGCGTCCGGAGATCCAGGCGACCTACGATCTCGCCGACGCCGCCACGGCCCACGAGGTCGGCGAGCAGGGGCGGACGCGCGGCAAACTCGTGCTGACGGTCGACTGA
- a CDS encoding DJ-1/PfpI family protein produces MRIEIVVFDGVDEMDVMGPFEVWGNAARMGRLELTLVGLDGPVEVTGMNGLQFRATDGLGKTHPDAVCVPGGGWGSRAEKGAWAEVQRGVLPARLAELAPDLSWIGSVCTGSMLLAAAGLTKDRAATTHHTAWADLQETGANLKAHRVVDDGDLITAGGITSGIDLAFWIIERELGADLSTEIAEFMEYHPDRDIWRRETAEQPARDQRVN; encoded by the coding sequence ATGCGAATCGAGATCGTGGTTTTCGACGGTGTGGACGAGATGGATGTGATGGGCCCGTTCGAGGTCTGGGGCAACGCGGCCCGGATGGGACGGCTGGAGCTGACCTTGGTCGGGCTCGACGGTCCGGTCGAAGTGACGGGCATGAACGGGCTGCAGTTCCGGGCGACGGACGGCTTGGGAAAGACGCACCCGGACGCGGTGTGCGTGCCGGGCGGAGGTTGGGGCAGCCGCGCCGAGAAGGGCGCCTGGGCCGAGGTCCAGCGCGGGGTACTGCCGGCGCGGCTGGCAGAGCTGGCGCCGGACCTGAGCTGGATCGGCTCGGTCTGCACCGGGTCGATGCTGCTCGCCGCCGCCGGCTTGACCAAGGACCGCGCGGCGACGACCCATCACACCGCTTGGGCAGACCTGCAGGAGACGGGCGCGAACCTCAAGGCTCACCGCGTGGTCGACGACGGCGACCTGATCACGGCCGGCGGAATCACCTCCGGTATCGACCTGGCCTTCTGGATCATCGAGCGCGAGCTCGGCGCCGATCTCTCCACCGAGATCGCCGAGTTCATGGAGTACCACCCCGACCGCGACATCTGGCGCCGCGAAACCGCTGAACAACCTGCCCGCGATCAGCGGGTGAACTGA
- a CDS encoding response regulator, whose product MIRVVLVDDQPLIRTGIRALLDAEDDIDVVAEGSNGVEGVDLAVEHRPDVVLMDVQMPLMDGIEATRRIAGDARLADVHVVILTNYGLDEYVFNALRAGASGFLVKDTEPVDLLQALRVVIRGDALLSPTVTRRLISEFVARPPDVVSTAGLELLTPREREVLALVAHGLSNDQIAERMVLSPTTAKTHVSRAMSKLQARDRAQLVVIAYQSGLVSPRVG is encoded by the coding sequence GTGATTCGCGTGGTGCTGGTCGACGACCAGCCGCTCATCCGGACCGGCATCCGGGCCCTGCTCGACGCCGAGGACGACATCGACGTCGTTGCCGAGGGCAGCAATGGCGTGGAAGGTGTCGACCTGGCCGTCGAGCACCGGCCGGACGTGGTCCTGATGGACGTGCAGATGCCGCTGATGGACGGCATCGAGGCCACTCGTCGCATCGCGGGCGACGCCCGGTTGGCCGACGTGCACGTGGTCATCCTCACCAACTACGGTCTCGACGAGTACGTCTTCAACGCGCTGCGCGCCGGCGCGTCCGGCTTCCTGGTCAAGGACACTGAGCCCGTCGACCTGCTGCAGGCATTGCGGGTGGTGATCCGCGGCGACGCCCTGTTGTCGCCGACGGTCACCCGCCGGCTGATCAGCGAGTTCGTCGCGCGACCACCCGACGTCGTGTCCACTGCCGGGTTGGAGTTGTTGACGCCGCGGGAGCGTGAGGTGCTGGCTCTGGTCGCGCACGGCCTGAGCAACGACCAGATCGCCGAACGGATGGTGCTGAGCCCGACGACGGCCAAGACCCACGTGAGCCGCGCGATGTCGAAGCTCCAGGCCCGCGACCGCGCCCAGCTCGTCGTGATCGCCTACCAGTCAGGCCTGGTCTCGCCCCGCGTCGGTTGA
- a CDS encoding sensor histidine kinase, giving the protein MRTERGRKRLYATGWLVSCVITVVAFVQWRAYIREVEHRAAEAERNHEEVARRRAVEERLRIARELHDSLTHSISVIKVQAGVAAHLARKHGEQPPDALLAIQEASNDAIRELRSTLEVLRRDDDPNGSGLDRLSALVERARASGLPTTVTIEGGSRELPTEVDQAAYRVVQEALTNVSRHAGPATASVLISYGDAILTVRVDDDGSCAHQPPVPGYGLVGMRERVTALGGTLRAGPRETRGFSVVAELPTDKL; this is encoded by the coding sequence ATGCGAACTGAGCGAGGACGGAAGCGGTTGTACGCCACCGGCTGGCTGGTTTCGTGCGTCATCACTGTGGTTGCCTTCGTCCAGTGGCGCGCCTACATCCGCGAGGTGGAGCACCGGGCGGCGGAGGCCGAGCGCAACCATGAGGAAGTGGCCCGGCGCCGCGCGGTCGAGGAACGGCTGCGCATCGCCCGCGAACTGCACGACTCGCTCACCCACAGCATCTCCGTGATCAAGGTCCAGGCCGGCGTGGCCGCCCACCTCGCCCGCAAGCACGGCGAGCAGCCGCCGGACGCTCTGCTGGCGATCCAGGAGGCCAGCAACGACGCGATCCGCGAGCTGCGGTCGACCCTCGAAGTACTGCGGCGCGACGACGACCCCAACGGCAGTGGGCTCGATCGCCTGTCGGCGCTCGTCGAACGTGCTCGGGCCTCAGGTCTGCCGACGACCGTCACGATCGAGGGTGGAAGCCGTGAGCTGCCGACCGAGGTCGACCAGGCGGCGTACCGCGTCGTCCAGGAGGCGCTCACCAACGTGAGCCGGCATGCCGGCCCGGCCACCGCGTCCGTCCTGATCAGCTACGGAGACGCGATCCTGACCGTGCGCGTGGACGACGACGGCAGCTGCGCGCACCAACCACCGGTCCCCGGCTACGGGTTGGTCGGCATGCGCGAGCGGGTGACCGCGCTCGGCGGCACGCTGCGGGCCGGGCCGCGAGAGACCCGCGGATTCTCGGTCGTCGCCGAGCTGCCCACGGACAAGCTGTGA
- a CDS encoding FAD-binding oxidoreductase, whose protein sequence is MKHRVSTVDLPGEVLMPGDVGYTEASTTFFGRGAPALVVRPADVDQVVRAVRRAAAHGLTLSVRSGGHSLLAHGTNTGGMVLDLSRLDRVEVVDPDTRRVRVGGGATWGQVAAALTPYGWGLTAGDTAGVGVGGLTLGGGIGWMVRKHGLAIDNLVAARVVTADGRVLVVDEHEHPELFWALRGGGGNFGVVVDFDFIAQPVGTVHFGTITYAVEQPARQVSRWRDHLRQAPEELSSTLSLVPPLFGMPPAVTVTVCFAGEDADAAAAAIEPLVALGTVTDWQVRERPYAGILEEVHEPPGLRVAGRNVLLPLLDDSAVAAFVAAHAQGMPGIVSLRSLGGAFSRVPAAATAFAHRDAEAMAVCLAFVEKEATEADVEQVLRPWTAIASRGSGVYLNFQGSATAADLAAAYPPATYARLVAVKRRYDPANLFRLNHNIAPDTAAAGGAA, encoded by the coding sequence GTGAAGCACCGAGTGTCCACCGTAGACCTGCCCGGAGAAGTGCTGATGCCCGGAGACGTCGGGTACACCGAGGCAAGCACCACGTTCTTCGGGCGGGGCGCCCCCGCCCTCGTCGTGCGGCCGGCCGACGTCGACCAGGTCGTGAGAGCTGTCCGGCGTGCCGCTGCCCATGGACTCACGCTGTCCGTGCGCTCGGGCGGGCACAGCCTGCTCGCTCACGGCACGAACACCGGCGGCATGGTCCTCGACCTGAGCCGCCTCGACCGGGTCGAGGTCGTCGATCCCGACACCCGGCGCGTCCGGGTGGGAGGCGGGGCGACCTGGGGACAGGTCGCCGCCGCGCTGACGCCGTACGGATGGGGCCTGACCGCCGGCGACACCGCCGGCGTCGGCGTCGGTGGTCTGACCCTCGGTGGCGGGATCGGCTGGATGGTTCGCAAGCACGGCTTGGCGATCGACAACCTGGTCGCGGCCCGGGTGGTCACCGCCGACGGCCGGGTGCTGGTGGTCGACGAGCACGAGCATCCCGAGCTGTTCTGGGCCTTGAGGGGTGGCGGGGGCAACTTCGGCGTCGTGGTCGACTTCGACTTCATCGCCCAGCCGGTCGGCACCGTGCACTTCGGGACGATCACCTACGCGGTAGAGCAGCCGGCCCGGCAGGTCAGCCGGTGGCGCGATCATCTGCGCCAGGCGCCCGAAGAACTGAGCAGCACGCTGTCGCTGGTACCGCCGCTGTTCGGGATGCCGCCCGCGGTGACGGTCACCGTGTGCTTCGCCGGTGAGGACGCGGATGCCGCCGCGGCGGCCATCGAACCGCTCGTCGCCCTCGGGACCGTGACCGACTGGCAGGTGCGCGAGCGGCCCTATGCCGGGATCCTGGAGGAGGTGCACGAGCCCCCGGGCCTCCGGGTTGCCGGACGCAACGTGTTGCTGCCGCTGCTGGACGACAGTGCCGTGGCGGCCTTCGTGGCCGCGCACGCCCAGGGGATGCCGGGCATCGTCAGCCTCCGCAGCCTGGGCGGCGCGTTCTCCCGGGTGCCGGCCGCGGCGACAGCATTCGCGCACCGCGATGCCGAGGCGATGGCGGTCTGCCTCGCCTTCGTCGAGAAGGAGGCGACCGAGGCCGACGTCGAGCAGGTCCTGCGCCCGTGGACAGCGATCGCGAGCCGGGGCAGCGGCGTGTACCTCAACTTCCAGGGCTCCGCCACGGCGGCCGACCTCGCTGCGGCCTACCCGCCGGCGACGTACGCCCGGTTGGTCGCGGTCAAGCGTCGCTACGACCCGGCGAACCTCTTCCGGCTGAATCACAACATCGCGCCGGACACGGCAGCCGCCGGCGGAGCGGCCTGA
- a CDS encoding DUF6220 domain-containing protein codes for MRRFFVVLAAVLMLAVFAQFFLAAMGAFDTAPKEESFGPHRVLGYVILLFAVVLTVLAAVTRLPGRLIGMTGLAGGLVLLQAVIAAVANAFGDAGAAGSTAGKVVFGLHALNALIIFGVVEDVLRRARELTRRPAAASTATASDSITPAGGPAR; via the coding sequence ATGCGCAGGTTCTTCGTCGTCCTGGCCGCGGTGCTGATGCTTGCTGTCTTCGCACAGTTCTTCCTCGCCGCGATGGGCGCGTTCGACACGGCGCCCAAGGAAGAGTCGTTCGGGCCGCACCGCGTCCTGGGGTACGTGATCCTCTTGTTCGCTGTCGTACTGACAGTGCTTGCCGCAGTCACCCGCCTGCCAGGCCGCCTGATCGGGATGACCGGCTTGGCCGGCGGTCTGGTCCTGTTGCAGGCGGTGATCGCGGCGGTGGCCAACGCGTTCGGCGATGCCGGAGCCGCCGGCAGCACAGCGGGGAAGGTGGTGTTCGGGCTTCACGCCCTCAACGCGCTGATCATCTTCGGAGTGGTTGAGGACGTACTGCGCCGAGCGCGTGAGTTGACGCGTCGTCCGGCGGCCGCTTCGACCGCGACCGCCTCCGATTCGATCACGCCGGCCGGCGGACCGGCCCGGTGA
- a CDS encoding multicopper oxidase family protein, whose translation MTTLGWILLDHGVALLSVAAWFAAGVAAALRQARLACIALVVAIVLIPLRIFTVAMLAGAGWWYVQEKVLLSLPILAASGLAAVVVAGRPLVTARRDPSTVVPAGGVVTLLTAAYAALAGLATTLLVGYPLTWGSAMISIALVCLAAVLTARVVTRSGHPSSDGDRPAVGGAEVSRRSVLRIAGGVVAGGLGGAGTAVSLRPDVGHTGHSPSTLSVADLRGARAPGPGGTTVRRVLTAQSATVRLSSGQAVDAWTYNGQAPGPAIVATQGDLIEVTLRNKDIEDGVTLHWHGYDVACGEDGVPGLTQPVVTPGEEFRYRFRADQLGTYWYHTHQASHIGVRKGLYGTLVVHPRVRQERQLDLTLPLHTFGDTLVVADQDGHTDHTAEAGTPVRLRLINTDPDPHRLTLSGTPFRVTAVDGRDLNHPGEISEVGLRLPAGGRYDVEFTMPHSPVVLVADDVVLRIAPDRAAARPEAAPDTAGWPELDLLHYGEPAPAAFDARKADRHFTLVLDRGVAVVDGRPAYAHTVNGRAHPSIPDQLVAEGDLVTFTVVNRSLDTHPWHLHGHPVLVLSRDGVPAAGSPLWVDTFDVRPGQVWTVAFRATNPGIWMNHCHNLPHAHEGMMLRLAYTGVTTPYGDAHAGHG comes from the coding sequence GTGACGACGCTGGGATGGATCCTGCTGGACCACGGTGTCGCCCTGCTCAGCGTGGCCGCGTGGTTCGCAGCCGGTGTTGCCGCCGCCCTGCGTCAGGCCCGGTTGGCTTGCATCGCTCTGGTGGTGGCGATCGTGCTGATCCCGTTGAGGATCTTCACCGTGGCCATGCTGGCCGGCGCCGGCTGGTGGTACGTGCAGGAGAAGGTCCTCTTGAGCCTGCCGATCCTCGCGGCGAGCGGCCTGGCGGCTGTCGTGGTAGCCGGCCGTCCGCTCGTCACGGCGCGACGAGACCCGAGCACGGTGGTGCCGGCCGGCGGAGTAGTGACCCTGCTGACCGCGGCCTACGCCGCACTGGCCGGGCTGGCGACGACCTTGCTCGTCGGGTATCCGCTCACGTGGGGCAGCGCGATGATCAGCATCGCGCTCGTGTGCCTGGCTGCCGTGCTCACCGCTCGCGTGGTCACGCGGTCAGGACACCCTTCAAGTGACGGCGACAGGCCGGCCGTCGGAGGCGCAGAAGTTTCTCGGCGCAGCGTGCTGCGGATAGCCGGCGGGGTGGTCGCAGGAGGTCTCGGTGGCGCCGGTACCGCGGTGTCGCTCCGGCCCGACGTCGGGCACACGGGACACTCCCCGTCGACCCTGTCGGTGGCAGACCTGCGCGGGGCGCGCGCACCAGGCCCGGGTGGCACCACGGTCAGACGTGTGCTCACTGCCCAGTCGGCGACCGTACGGCTGTCGTCAGGGCAGGCCGTCGACGCGTGGACGTACAACGGACAAGCACCCGGACCGGCGATCGTCGCCACCCAGGGCGACCTGATCGAAGTCACGCTGCGCAACAAGGACATCGAGGACGGCGTGACCCTGCACTGGCACGGTTACGACGTCGCGTGCGGTGAGGACGGCGTACCGGGCCTCACCCAACCAGTCGTGACACCGGGCGAGGAGTTCAGGTACCGCTTCCGCGCCGACCAGCTCGGCACGTACTGGTACCACACCCACCAGGCGTCACACATCGGCGTACGCAAGGGCCTGTACGGAACCCTTGTCGTCCACCCCCGGGTTCGGCAGGAGCGGCAGCTGGACCTGACGCTGCCTCTCCACACCTTCGGCGACACTCTCGTCGTCGCGGACCAAGACGGACACACCGACCACACAGCCGAGGCCGGTACGCCGGTGCGGCTCCGTCTGATCAACACCGATCCCGATCCGCACCGGCTGACTCTCTCAGGTACGCCGTTCCGGGTCACCGCTGTCGACGGGCGAGATCTCAACCACCCGGGCGAGATCAGCGAAGTCGGTCTGCGCCTTCCAGCCGGTGGACGGTACGACGTGGAGTTCACGATGCCGCACTCACCGGTGGTGCTGGTGGCCGACGACGTCGTACTGCGGATCGCGCCCGATCGTGCCGCGGCCAGGCCCGAAGCGGCGCCCGACACCGCCGGCTGGCCGGAGCTCGACCTCCTCCACTACGGAGAACCCGCTCCGGCGGCGTTCGACGCGCGGAAGGCCGACCGGCACTTCACCCTCGTCCTGGACCGTGGCGTGGCCGTGGTTGACGGGCGACCGGCATACGCGCACACGGTGAACGGGCGCGCGCACCCCTCGATCCCGGATCAGCTGGTTGCCGAGGGCGACCTCGTCACGTTCACCGTGGTCAACCGGAGTCTGGACACCCATCCCTGGCACCTGCACGGCCACCCCGTGCTGGTCCTGTCCCGCGATGGAGTGCCCGCAGCGGGAAGCCCGCTGTGGGTGGACACGTTCGACGTGCGTCCCGGGCAAGTGTGGACAGTGGCGTTTCGGGCGACCAATCCGGGGATCTGGATGAACCACTGCCACAACCTCCCACACGCCCACGAAGGCATGATGCTGCGGCTCGCATACACCGGCGTCACGACGCCGTACGGCGATGCCCACGCCGGCCACGGCTAG